Proteins from one Listeria weihenstephanensis genomic window:
- a CDS encoding alcohol dehydrogenase encodes MKVAQLNGPNQDYTIVEREVPNPKANQVRIKVEACGVCHSDSMVRHLPENMYPAIPGHEIVGRVDAVGNGVTEWKVGQKVGVGWHGGHCFHCEACRRGDFSNCSEVQTCGISYDGGFAEFMVASHDAVVAIPEELDSAEAAPLLCAGITTFNALRNNIVRAGSLVAIQGVGGLGHLAIQYANKLGYEVVALARGEERETLARELGAHHYFDTTKADWKEKVNALGGVTVALATAPNAQAISELTMILAPNGKVVDVAVPAEPVEIQAGIMVGGGKSFQGWYSGTPIDGEDTAKFSQLQGVKAMIETYPLEKINEAHDKMMAGKTRFRAVIVF; translated from the coding sequence ATTAAACGGGCCAAATCAAGATTATACGATTGTTGAAAGAGAAGTTCCAAATCCAAAAGCAAATCAAGTGCGGATTAAAGTGGAGGCGTGTGGCGTTTGTCATAGTGACAGCATGGTTCGCCATCTTCCTGAAAATATGTACCCGGCGATTCCTGGGCATGAGATTGTTGGGCGTGTGGACGCGGTTGGCAATGGCGTGACGGAATGGAAAGTTGGTCAAAAAGTTGGCGTTGGTTGGCATGGCGGACATTGTTTCCATTGTGAAGCTTGTCGCCGTGGTGATTTTTCGAATTGTTCGGAAGTCCAAACATGTGGAATAAGCTATGATGGTGGCTTTGCAGAGTTTATGGTGGCGTCTCATGACGCGGTCGTTGCGATCCCTGAAGAACTGGATTCTGCGGAGGCTGCTCCTCTACTTTGCGCTGGTATCACGACTTTTAACGCCTTACGAAACAATATTGTTCGCGCGGGAAGCTTAGTTGCGATTCAAGGCGTTGGTGGCCTAGGACATTTGGCGATTCAATACGCGAATAAGTTGGGTTACGAAGTCGTGGCGCTCGCTCGTGGGGAAGAACGCGAAACATTGGCTCGTGAACTCGGTGCGCATCATTATTTTGATACGACGAAAGCCGATTGGAAGGAAAAAGTGAATGCGCTCGGCGGTGTAACTGTAGCGCTCGCGACAGCTCCGAATGCGCAGGCTATTTCTGAATTAACCATGATACTAGCTCCAAACGGCAAAGTGGTGGACGTTGCTGTGCCCGCTGAACCAGTTGAAATTCAAGCAGGAATCATGGTTGGCGGCGGCAAGTCGTTCCAAGGTTGGTATAGCGGAACTCCGATTGATGGCGAAGATACAGCGAAATTCAGCCAGCTTCAAGGCGTTAAGGCTATGATCGAAACCTATCCGCTTGAAAAAATTAATGAAGCCCACGATAAAATGATGGCTGGAAAAACAAGATTCCGCGCTGTTATTGTTTTTTAA